One genomic region from Pseudoduganella dura encodes:
- a CDS encoding helix-turn-helix domain-containing protein, translated as MNAFSHVQIINGPNGEPVYVVIPYSTYMQTQSRQKDTDVPHQVVGMIADNAWTPARAWREYLGLTQLEVATRIGISQPAYAQQEVGLRPRRSTRERIAAALGIAPRMLDL; from the coding sequence ATGAATGCATTTTCCCATGTACAGATCATCAACGGGCCCAACGGGGAGCCCGTGTATGTCGTCATCCCCTACTCCACCTACATGCAGACGCAATCGCGCCAGAAGGATACGGACGTGCCGCACCAGGTCGTGGGAATGATCGCCGATAACGCGTGGACCCCGGCGCGCGCATGGCGCGAATACCTGGGCCTCACGCAACTGGAAGTGGCCACGCGCATCGGCATCAGCCAGCCGGCCTACGCGCAGCAGGAAGTGGGCCTGCGGCCGAGGCGCTCGACCCGCGAACGCATCGCCGCGGCGCTGGGCATCGCGCCAAGGATGCTCGATCTCTAA
- a CDS encoding DUF4124 domain-containing protein, giving the protein MNNRLLLCSLLLACCPLVHAQWEWKDANNVRHFSDQPPPASIPPSRILKAPRGQLPDLRKELAAPPATAPAAPARARPAAAEGDAAATQRKEEAAEAARKAAVEAQNRAASAAACDSARGNLRVLESGVRIATTDRNGEPAFLDDTQKTEQARRNRATVATHCRQ; this is encoded by the coding sequence ATGAATAATCGACTTCTACTGTGCAGCTTGCTGCTGGCATGCTGCCCGCTGGTCCATGCCCAGTGGGAATGGAAGGATGCCAACAATGTGCGCCATTTCTCGGACCAGCCGCCGCCCGCCTCGATCCCGCCGTCGCGCATCCTGAAGGCGCCGCGCGGCCAGTTGCCGGACCTGCGCAAGGAGCTGGCGGCGCCGCCGGCAACCGCGCCGGCGGCCCCGGCCAGGGCGCGGCCGGCGGCGGCCGAGGGCGATGCAGCGGCCACGCAGCGCAAGGAAGAAGCCGCCGAAGCCGCGCGCAAGGCCGCCGTGGAAGCGCAGAACAGGGCCGCCAGCGCGGCGGCATGCGACAGCGCGCGCGGCAACCTGCGCGTGCTGGAGTCGGGCGTGCGCATCGCAACGACGGACCGGAACGGCGAGCCGGCCTTCCTCGACGACACGCAGAAAACCGAACAGGCGCGGCGCAACCGCGCCACGGTTGCCACGCATTGCAGGCAATAA
- a CDS encoding RnfH family protein, whose translation MGDGVAERIKVSLSYARGPQAGVVSDSGSDAIGEAAGGGLPILRVMDVEAGTTIGQAIEMSGILQEAPEINLVTMPVGIYGKKKTLDTVLQPRDRIEIYRPLIADPKDARRRRAKRDSAA comes from the coding sequence ATGGGTGACGGCGTGGCCGAGCGCATCAAGGTTTCGCTGAGCTACGCGCGCGGCCCGCAGGCCGGGGTCGTTAGTGATTCCGGTAGCGATGCCATCGGCGAAGCCGCTGGCGGCGGACTGCCGATCCTGCGCGTGATGGACGTGGAGGCCGGCACCACGATCGGCCAGGCCATCGAAATGTCCGGCATCCTGCAGGAAGCGCCGGAAATCAACCTCGTCACGATGCCGGTCGGTATCTACGGCAAGAAGAAAACCCTGGACACGGTGCTGCAGCCGCGCGACCGCATCGAGATCTACCGCCCGCTGATCGCGGACCCGAAGGATGCGCGGCGGCGCCGTGCGAAGCGCGACAGCGCGGCATAG
- a CDS encoding type II toxin-antitoxin system RatA family toxin, with product MAVVHKSVFLGYSAKQMFDLVDRVEDYPKFLPWCGGVDVRERGENSVVASVGINFHGVKQSFTTSNVNTPPSCIKMNLVDGPFKTLHGTWTFKALRDDACKVELDLQYEFSSRLLEQVIGPVFGMIANSMVDSFCKRAETVYG from the coding sequence GAAGCAGATGTTCGACCTGGTGGACCGGGTGGAGGATTATCCCAAATTCCTGCCATGGTGTGGCGGCGTGGACGTGCGCGAGCGGGGCGAGAACTCGGTGGTGGCGTCGGTGGGCATCAATTTCCATGGTGTCAAGCAAAGCTTTACCACGTCGAACGTGAACACGCCGCCCTCGTGCATCAAGATGAACCTTGTCGACGGCCCGTTCAAGACATTGCACGGCACCTGGACGTTCAAGGCGCTGCGCGACGATGCCTGCAAGGTGGAACTGGACCTGCAATACGAATTTTCCAGCCGCCTGCTGGAACAGGTGATCGGCCCGGTGTTCGGCATGATCGCCAACAGCATGGTCGATTCGTTCTGCAAGCGCGCCGAAACCGTGTATGGGTGA